In the Candidatus Rhodoblastus alkanivorans genome, one interval contains:
- a CDS encoding polyhydroxyalkanoate depolymerase, whose product MNHYAYHFYEMAHLAMAPARALSDLTRLTFKNPANPMAYTPLGRNLAASAELFERLTRRYGKPAFGLDKTIVNGKAVAVEEEIVWVRPFCQLRHFRRHLPPRTPRQSRLLIVAPMSGHYATLLRGTVETFLPTHDVFVTDWVDARLVPLSAGRFDLDDYIDYVVEMCEFLDVAGAPPVHLLAVCQPSVPALAAVARMEAEKDPHVPASMTLMGGPIDTRRSPTAVNKVAEKRGSQWFRRNCIHVAPFPYPGAGREVYPGFLQLSGFMAMNLDRHVNAHVDMFNHLIKGDGDSAVKHREFYDEYLAVMDLTAEFYLQTIDKVFVHHELPRGVMTHRGHPVDPCAIRRVGLMTVEGEKDDISGVGQTEAAQDLCCNIPDGLRMHYLQKDVGHYGVFNGSRFRKEIAPRICAFHAEVEARFASDPGLRSPAAVSPASESRPQPATAPGARAMSPA is encoded by the coding sequence ATGAACCATTATGCCTATCATTTCTACGAGATGGCGCATCTGGCGATGGCGCCTGCGCGCGCCCTCTCGGATCTGACCCGGCTGACGTTCAAGAACCCGGCCAACCCGATGGCCTACACGCCCCTCGGCCGCAATCTCGCGGCGTCGGCGGAACTGTTCGAACGCTTGACCCGCCGTTACGGCAAGCCGGCCTTCGGCCTCGACAAGACAATCGTCAACGGCAAGGCGGTCGCGGTCGAGGAGGAGATCGTCTGGGTTCGCCCCTTCTGCCAACTGCGGCATTTCCGGCGCCATCTGCCGCCGCGCACGCCGCGCCAGTCGCGCCTGCTGATTGTCGCGCCGATGTCGGGCCATTATGCGACTCTGTTGCGGGGCACGGTCGAGACGTTCCTGCCGACCCATGACGTCTTCGTTACCGACTGGGTTGACGCGCGGCTGGTTCCGCTGAGCGCCGGGCGCTTCGATCTCGACGATTATATCGATTATGTCGTCGAAATGTGCGAATTCCTCGATGTCGCCGGCGCGCCGCCGGTCCATCTTCTCGCGGTCTGTCAGCCCTCGGTCCCGGCGCTCGCGGCGGTCGCGCGCATGGAGGCCGAAAAGGACCCCCATGTTCCGGCCTCCATGACCCTGATGGGCGGCCCGATCGACACCCGCCGCAGCCCAACCGCGGTCAATAAGGTCGCCGAGAAACGCGGATCGCAATGGTTCCGGCGCAATTGCATCCATGTCGCGCCCTTCCCCTATCCGGGCGCCGGCCGCGAGGTCTATCCCGGCTTTCTCCAGCTCTCCGGCTTCATGGCGATGAATTTGGACCGCCATGTCAACGCCCATGTCGACATGTTCAACCATCTCATCAAGGGCGACGGCGATTCGGCGGTAAAGCATCGCGAATTCTACGACGAATATCTCGCGGTCATGGATCTGACAGCGGAATTCTATCTCCAGACCATCGACAAGGTGTTCGTCCACCACGAATTGCCGCGCGGCGTGATGACTCACCGCGGCCATCCGGTGGACCCCTGCGCCATCAGGCGGGTCGGCCTGATGACGGTCGAGGGCGAGAAGGACGACATTTCGGGCGTCGGCCAGACCGAGGCGGCGCAGGACCTCTGCTGCAACATCCCCGACGGCTTGCGCATGCATTACCTGCAGAAGGACGTCGGCCATTACGGCGTGTTCAACGGCTCGCGCTTCCGCAAGGAGATCGCGCCGCGCATCTGCGCTTTTCACGCCGAGGTCGAGGCGCGCTTCGCGTCCGATCCCGGGTTGCGGTCGCCCGCCGCGGTCAGCCCGGCGTCGGAGTCGCGGCCGCAGCCCGCCACTGCGCCAGGAGCGCGCGCAATGTCGCCGGCTTGA
- a CDS encoding MBL fold metallo-hydrolase — protein sequence MSQIKVAIVPVTPFQQNCTILMCETTANAAVVDPGGDVPLIRRAIEQTGAKVEKIFLTHGHADHAGGAAELRDLLGVPIEGPHIADKFLLDGLEDASKLFGFRCRNVSPDRWLADGDQVAFGDARLDIRHCPGHTPGSVVYVNEPMQFCLVGDVLFEGSIGRTDLPGGDYATLMRSIDEKILTLSDGMTFISGHGPLSTIGAERLHNPYLQRQA from the coding sequence ATGTCGCAAATCAAGGTCGCCATCGTTCCCGTCACCCCGTTTCAGCAGAATTGCACGATTCTGATGTGCGAAACGACGGCAAACGCTGCCGTGGTCGATCCGGGGGGCGACGTGCCGCTGATCCGCCGCGCGATCGAGCAGACGGGCGCCAAGGTCGAAAAGATCTTCCTGACCCATGGCCACGCCGACCACGCCGGCGGCGCCGCGGAGCTTCGCGACCTGCTCGGCGTGCCGATCGAGGGCCCGCATATCGCCGACAAATTCCTGCTCGACGGCCTCGAAGACGCCTCGAAGCTGTTCGGCTTTCGCTGTCGCAACGTCTCGCCGGACCGCTGGCTCGCCGACGGCGACCAGGTCGCGTTCGGCGACGCCCGCCTCGACATCCGCCATTGCCCGGGGCACACCCCGGGCAGCGTGGTTTACGTCAACGAGCCCATGCAGTTCTGCCTCGTCGGCGACGTGCTGTTCGAGGGCTCGATCGGCCGCACCGACCTGCCGGGCGGCGATTACGCCACATTGATGCGCTCGATCGACGAAAAGATTCTCACGCTCAGCGACGGCATGACCTTCATCAGCGGCCACGGGCCGCTGAGCACCATCGGCGCCGAAAGGCTGCATAATCCCTACCTGCAAAGACAAGCCTGA